From the genome of Geobacter sp. SVR, one region includes:
- a CDS encoding peptidylprolyl isomerase has translation MSEQNPKVLIETSMGDITIELFKEKAPITVKNFLGYVKDGFYDNLIFHRVIKDFMIQGGGLNEALEQKKPKFAIKNEATNGLSNTRGTVAMARTAVVDSATSQFFINVVDNAFLNHQSKQADRFGYCVFGQVVDGMEVVDQIRAVKTGTKGGHGDVPVEPVFIKSARLIEP, from the coding sequence ATGTCCGAGCAGAACCCGAAGGTCCTGATTGAAACGTCAATGGGGGATATCACCATTGAACTCTTTAAAGAGAAAGCCCCTATCACGGTTAAGAATTTTCTCGGTTATGTCAAGGATGGCTTCTATGACAACCTGATATTCCATCGCGTCATCAAGGACTTCATGATCCAGGGAGGGGGCTTGAACGAGGCCCTGGAACAGAAGAAGCCCAAGTTCGCCATCAAGAACGAGGCAACCAACGGCTTGTCCAATACGCGCGGCACCGTGGCCATGGCCCGTACTGCAGTAGTCGACTCGGCCACCTCACAATTTTTCATCAATGTGGTCGACAATGCGTTTCTCAACCACCAGAGCAAGCAGGCCGACCGCTTCGGCTATTGCGTCTTCGGCCAGGTTGTGGACGGCATGGAGGTGGTCGACCAGATCAGAGCGGTCAAGACCGGCACCAAGGGAGGACATGGCGATGTGCCCGTTGAACCTGTTTTCATC
- a CDS encoding peroxiredoxin has translation MKTSVMCVTQLLLAACLWAGTASAMPDGPGCENGKPAMHRHACGGVEIGAPAPPFTLEGVANLEFKNVSLSDFRGKWVVLFFYPGDFTLVCHSEIKGLGGAVAEFTQANAQVLAVSADSKFSHLAWIKSGALDTPQFPLLSDFNKRTARAYGVLDENSGRARRGLFIIDPNGVVQYQVVHSDKIGRSVEETLRVLRALQTEELCPLNWKPGEKPLGKP, from the coding sequence ATGAAAACTTCCGTTATGTGTGTGACACAGCTGTTGTTGGCAGCCTGTCTTTGGGCAGGGACGGCCTCGGCCATGCCGGACGGGCCCGGCTGCGAAAATGGAAAGCCGGCCATGCACCGGCATGCCTGCGGCGGGGTGGAGATCGGCGCGCCGGCGCCCCCGTTTACCCTGGAGGGGGTGGCGAATCTGGAGTTCAAAAACGTCAGCCTGAGTGATTTCCGGGGCAAGTGGGTGGTGCTGTTTTTCTATCCCGGCGATTTTACCCTGGTCTGTCATTCTGAAATCAAGGGGCTCGGCGGAGCAGTGGCCGAATTTACCCAAGCGAATGCCCAGGTGCTGGCCGTATCGGCTGACAGCAAATTTTCTCATCTGGCCTGGATCAAGAGTGGTGCTCTGGACACTCCGCAGTTCCCGCTTCTGTCTGATTTCAACAAACGTACCGCCCGGGCTTACGGCGTGCTGGACGAGAACAGTGGCCGTGCCCGGCGCGGTCTTTTCATCATCGATCCCAACGGGGTGGTACAGTACCAGGTCGTGCACAGCGACAAGATCGGTCGCAGCGTCGAGGAAACCCTGCGTGTGCTCAGGGCGCTGCAGACCGAAGAACTCTGTCCGCTCAACTGGAAGCCCGGTGAAAAACCCCTGGGGAAACCCTGA
- the prmC gene encoding peptide chain release factor N(5)-glutamine methyltransferase — translation MAHTEIWTTLKVLNWTRDYLTEKGVENARREAEWLLCAATGLDRVGLYLNFERPLNEAELASYRGMVARRSRREPLQHILGTQEFCGLEFEVCPDVLIPRHDTETLVTEALARAPGARSVLDIGTGSGCIAIALARQLSSAAITASDISGEALAVARRNAERNGATVEFVQGSLFEPLVGRRFDLIVSNPPYIPSADIAGLEPEVREWDPRGALDGGLDGLDLYRILIPAAVEHLNPSGWLLVELGAGQAPEVARIFRECGKYREPIIASDPASIERVVGAQSTAL, via the coding sequence ATGGCACATACTGAAATCTGGACAACTCTCAAGGTCCTCAATTGGACCAGGGATTATCTGACCGAAAAAGGGGTAGAAAACGCCCGCCGGGAGGCTGAATGGCTGCTGTGTGCAGCCACCGGGCTGGATCGGGTCGGCCTGTACCTGAACTTCGAGCGGCCGCTCAACGAGGCGGAATTGGCCTCCTACCGCGGAATGGTGGCCCGGCGGAGCCGGCGTGAGCCGCTGCAGCACATTCTCGGGACCCAGGAATTCTGCGGACTGGAATTCGAGGTTTGCCCGGATGTGCTGATTCCCCGTCACGATACGGAGACCCTGGTAACGGAGGCGCTGGCACGGGCGCCGGGCGCCCGCAGCGTCCTGGACATCGGCACCGGCAGCGGTTGCATAGCGATTGCCCTGGCACGGCAGTTGAGTTCCGCGGCAATCACGGCCAGCGATATTTCCGGGGAGGCGCTGGCAGTGGCGCGCCGCAACGCCGAACGCAACGGAGCGACAGTGGAGTTTGTCCAAGGGTCCCTGTTCGAACCGCTGGTGGGAAGGCGTTTCGATCTGATCGTCTCCAATCCCCCTTACATTCCCAGCGCGGATATTGCGGGACTGGAGCCCGAGGTGCGCGAATGGGACCCCCGTGGGGCACTGGACGGCGGCCTGGACGGCCTGGATCTGTACCGCATCCTGATTCCGGCGGCGGTGGAACATCTGAATCCCTCAGGATGGCTGCTGGTCGAACTGGGGGCCGGCCAGGCGCCGGAGGTTGCGCGGATATTCCGTGAGTGCGGCAAGTATCGGGAGCCGATTATTGCTTCCGATCCGGCCAGCATCGAGCGGGTGGTGGGCGCGCAAAGTACCGCTCTCTGA
- a CDS encoding hypoxanthine-guanine phosphoribosyltransferase, producing the protein MTVDEINQVLAEADLLAGEAEVSAAVVRLGAEITARLKDANPVVMCVMNGGLIFAGQLLTRLVFPLEVDYVHATRYGHKTSGARLNWTVRPQLDLQDRTVLLLDDILDEGITLAAIAEHCCRQGASRVLTAVLVEKLHLRKVTPGMRADFSGIEVGDRFLFGYGLDYKGYWRNAPGIYAVKGL; encoded by the coding sequence ATGACCGTCGATGAAATCAACCAGGTGCTGGCCGAGGCGGACCTTTTGGCCGGCGAAGCCGAGGTTTCGGCCGCCGTCGTGCGATTGGGCGCCGAGATCACGGCACGCCTGAAAGATGCCAATCCGGTAGTGATGTGCGTCATGAACGGCGGCCTGATCTTTGCCGGCCAGTTGTTGACCCGGCTGGTCTTTCCGCTGGAGGTGGATTATGTCCATGCCACCCGGTACGGGCACAAGACCAGCGGCGCCCGGCTGAACTGGACCGTCAGGCCGCAGCTCGACCTGCAGGACAGGACGGTGCTGCTGTTGGACGATATTCTGGACGAGGGCATCACTCTGGCTGCAATCGCCGAGCACTGCTGTCGGCAGGGGGCCTCCCGGGTGCTGACGGCGGTATTGGTGGAAAAGCTGCATCTGCGCAAGGTCACGCCGGGCATGCGGGCCGATTTTTCCGGAATAGAAGTGGGGGATCGCTTTCTGTTCGGCTACGGGCTCGATTACAAGGGGTACTGGCGCAATGCCCCGGGAATCTATGCCGTCAAGGGACTGTAG
- a CDS encoding diguanylate cyclase, with amino-acid sequence MRRFVSLKTKMSLVVSLLVTALMVASAFPIISYFEKRFRDTIAAQQYALITEIARDLDNTIKRTQDAIIAKAATIPGRAVTDHSLAQRLLSSDSGLLTLFDNGIYLFSSQGRLIAESPDLRRQGQSYAFREYFRRTIESGKPVISAPFLSSQTHHHPTMMFTAPVFGPDGTIIAVLGGSIDLTKDNLLGEHARTRIGTTGYIYIYDTRRTMIMHPDRSRILKQDVPPGVNRVFDKGITGFNGTEETVNSRGLRALTSVLGLKTTNWILAANYPLEEAYAPVREATRFAIMAVIVGVLVSLAIVWLSMRALTAPLRTLTGHIRSLSGLEGGEKEIRIKSGDEIEELAVAFNTMIKDLHDKQDEMHRISREFAQEVAAALAEAQEARARTEAFIAAIADMVTVVDLDLRILYQNLFVSELLGDHAGELCFRAYHGRESHCEGCLVVEALRDGEVHCGEREMLFADGSRRQLEFAVSPVRDSTGRIVAAVELVRDISKRKLTEWRLASQHAVNSILAESTTVGEAIPRVLKTICEAIGWEVGTVWWMDQKKETLLLLDMWHRPDLDIASFEALNRIMSFYPEEGLPGRVWSAGSPAWVSDVLMEENFPRRSAAEKSGLRGAFAFPIVLGGTVAGVMEFFSRDAREPDPGLLDAIAPLGSQIGQLFERKWVEQSLRESERRFRETLENIQLLAVELDLDSRIVFCNDFLLRLTGWPREEVLGRRWFEIFNPGHRGLTERFMVEIADGSLPSHGEYEISTRSGVRRLISWNRTILYGSDGRVSGVASIGEDISERKKAEAELVYRSTHDPLTDLYNRAFFEAELKRLARGREFPISIITVDMDGLKGVNDALGHEAGDRLIRMAALVLLQAFRTEDIVARIGGDEFSILLPRTDEREAEATVERIRRYRDEANATDLHLNLNVSIGVATAHAGPELPLALKTSDRRMYREKFSKKTSVVLS; translated from the coding sequence GTGCGAAGATTCGTCAGCCTGAAAACCAAGATGTCCCTGGTCGTCTCCCTGCTGGTAACGGCGCTGATGGTCGCATCCGCGTTCCCGATCATCTCCTATTTCGAAAAGCGCTTCCGCGACACCATCGCTGCCCAGCAGTACGCCCTCATCACCGAGATCGCACGGGACCTCGACAACACCATCAAGCGCACGCAGGATGCCATCATCGCCAAGGCGGCCACCATTCCCGGCAGGGCCGTCACCGACCACTCCCTGGCACAGCGCCTGCTAAGTAGCGACTCCGGTCTGCTGACGCTCTTCGACAACGGCATCTACCTTTTCTCTTCACAGGGCAGGCTGATCGCCGAATCTCCCGATCTGAGGCGTCAGGGGCAAAGTTACGCCTTTCGCGAGTACTTCCGCAGAACGATCGAGTCGGGCAAACCGGTCATATCCGCCCCTTTTCTCTCGTCGCAGACCCACCACCATCCGACCATGATGTTCACCGCCCCCGTCTTCGGCCCTGACGGCACGATCATCGCCGTGCTGGGGGGGAGCATCGACCTGACAAAGGACAACCTCCTGGGAGAACACGCCCGCACAAGGATAGGCACGACCGGTTACATCTACATCTACGACACCCGACGGACCATGATCATGCATCCCGACCGGAGCAGGATCCTGAAACAGGACGTACCGCCGGGGGTCAATCGTGTCTTCGACAAGGGGATCACCGGATTCAACGGGACTGAGGAAACCGTGAATTCAAGGGGATTACGGGCCCTGACCTCCGTCCTGGGACTGAAAACCACCAATTGGATCCTGGCAGCCAATTACCCCCTGGAGGAAGCCTATGCGCCGGTTCGGGAGGCCACCCGTTTCGCGATCATGGCGGTGATCGTCGGCGTACTGGTGTCCCTGGCGATCGTCTGGCTGAGCATGAGGGCCCTCACCGCACCGCTTCGCACGCTGACCGGCCACATCAGGAGTCTGTCCGGCCTCGAAGGGGGGGAGAAGGAAATCCGGATCAAGAGCGGAGATGAGATCGAGGAACTGGCCGTCGCCTTCAACACCATGATCAAGGATCTCCACGACAAGCAGGATGAGATGCACAGGATATCCCGGGAGTTCGCCCAGGAGGTCGCGGCCGCCCTGGCAGAGGCGCAGGAAGCACGAGCCAGGACCGAGGCGTTCATCGCTGCCATTGCCGACATGGTCACCGTAGTTGATCTGGATCTCCGCATTCTTTATCAGAACCTGTTCGTTTCGGAACTACTGGGAGACCATGCGGGAGAACTCTGCTTCAGGGCCTATCACGGCAGGGAGTCCCATTGTGAGGGATGTCTCGTGGTCGAAGCGCTGCGGGACGGAGAGGTGCACTGCGGTGAGCGGGAGATGCTCTTTGCCGATGGCTCCCGCCGCCAACTGGAGTTCGCCGTATCGCCGGTACGGGACTCCACGGGCAGGATCGTAGCCGCGGTCGAGTTGGTACGGGACATCTCGAAACGCAAACTGACCGAATGGCGCCTCGCCTCGCAACACGCGGTGAACAGCATTCTGGCCGAGTCGACAACGGTCGGCGAAGCGATTCCGCGGGTGCTGAAGACGATCTGCGAGGCAATCGGCTGGGAAGTGGGCACCGTCTGGTGGATGGATCAAAAGAAGGAAACGCTGCTGCTGTTGGACATGTGGCATCGGCCGGACCTGGATATCGCCTCGTTTGAGGCGCTGAACCGCATCATGTCCTTCTACCCCGAGGAGGGGCTGCCGGGGCGGGTGTGGTCGGCCGGCAGCCCGGCCTGGGTGTCGGATGTGCTGATGGAAGAGAATTTCCCCCGCCGCTCCGCTGCGGAGAAAAGCGGCCTGCGCGGGGCCTTTGCCTTTCCCATTGTGCTGGGTGGGACCGTAGCGGGGGTGATGGAGTTCTTCAGCCGTGACGCCCGGGAGCCCGATCCCGGCCTGCTCGACGCGATAGCTCCGCTCGGCAGCCAGATCGGACAACTGTTCGAACGCAAATGGGTCGAACAATCCCTGCGTGAATCGGAACGGCGCTTCAGGGAAACGCTGGAGAACATCCAACTCCTGGCAGTAGAGCTCGATCTCGACAGCCGCATCGTCTTCTGCAACGACTTTCTTCTCAGGCTGACCGGATGGCCCAGGGAAGAGGTCCTGGGACGCAGGTGGTTCGAGATCTTCAATCCCGGCCACCGGGGCCTGACAGAGAGGTTCATGGTGGAGATCGCGGACGGGTCCCTGCCCAGCCATGGCGAGTACGAGATCTCCACCCGCAGCGGCGTGCGGCGCCTCATCTCGTGGAACCGGACCATCCTGTACGGCTCGGACGGGAGGGTAAGCGGGGTGGCGAGTATCGGAGAGGACATCTCGGAGCGGAAAAAGGCTGAAGCGGAACTGGTCTACAGGAGCACCCACGATCCTCTTACGGATCTTTACAATCGGGCCTTTTTCGAGGCGGAGTTGAAGAGACTGGCCCGAGGCAGGGAGTTTCCGATAAGCATCATCACGGTCGATATGGATGGGCTCAAGGGAGTCAACGACGCTCTGGGACACGAGGCAGGGGACCGATTGATCCGGATGGCGGCCCTGGTCCTCCTCCAGGCCTTTCGTACCGAAGACATTGTGGCCCGCATCGGGGGGGATGAGTTTTCAATCCTGCTGCCGAGAACGGACGAGCGGGAAGCGGAAGCGACGGTCGAGAGGATACGCAGATACCGTGATGAGGCGAACGCTACGGACCTGCACTTGAACCTGAACGTATCGATTGGCGTTGCTACGGCGCATGCAGGACCGGAACTCCCGCTCGCCCTGAAAACGAGCGACAGGCGGATGTACCGCGAGAAATTTTCCAAGAAGACTTCAGTGGTTCTCTCCTGA
- a CDS encoding peroxiredoxin: MALEGKQAPDFSLPGSDGQQHDLKQYAGRTVVIYFYPKDNTPGCTKEACAFRDSHQTLNDSGIVLLGVSKDSLASHGRFIEAFNLPFVLLSDPDASMMQAYGAYGEKVSYGKKTMGTIRSTVIIGPDGVVRKHWPTVAKAEQHPAQVLEYLKTVRS, encoded by the coding sequence ATGGCATTGGAAGGAAAGCAGGCACCCGATTTTTCGCTGCCCGGCAGCGACGGGCAACAACATGACTTGAAACAGTATGCCGGCCGGACCGTAGTGATCTATTTCTACCCCAAGGACAACACCCCCGGCTGCACCAAAGAGGCGTGCGCCTTTCGGGATAGCCATCAAACACTGAACGACAGCGGCATAGTGCTGCTGGGTGTCAGTAAAGACAGCCTGGCGAGCCACGGCAGGTTCATCGAGGCCTTCAACCTGCCCTTCGTACTGCTGTCGGACCCTGATGCCTCCATGATGCAGGCCTATGGCGCCTATGGGGAGAAGGTAAGCTACGGCAAAAAGACCATGGGCACGATCCGCTCCACCGTAATAATCGGACCGGACGGAGTTGTCCGCAAACATTGGCCCACCGTGGCGAAAGCCGAGCAGCATCCCGCACAGGTACTGGAGTATCTGAAAACGGTCCGATCATGA
- a CDS encoding c-type cytochrome: MFTRRQYLCGFILLLSLLANGVFAQGDQGKELFEKHCASCHTIGGGDSGGPDLKGVTARRPTDWLERVIAEPDKLTAGKDATQAELVKKYGFEMPNLGISRDDARKIIAFLGAEASSAASGAATPAAAPPAAEKAITVTPELIATGKQLFTGEKRFSKGGAPCGACHAFTYPGVRGANLASDLTQLYEGMGEQGMRGVLTSLKFPIMRWVYADRPLSDEEIAALIAFSKDAGEQKGGQPGKGVAASGAALFLCIIVGLTLYKRRIG; the protein is encoded by the coding sequence ATGTTTACGCGTCGCCAGTATCTCTGCGGGTTCATCCTGCTGCTTTCTCTATTGGCAAATGGCGTTTTTGCCCAGGGTGATCAGGGCAAAGAGCTGTTTGAAAAACACTGCGCCAGTTGTCACACCATCGGTGGCGGCGACTCCGGGGGACCTGATCTGAAAGGTGTCACTGCCAGGCGTCCGACCGATTGGCTGGAGCGGGTGATTGCCGAGCCCGACAAGCTGACCGCCGGAAAGGACGCCACCCAGGCCGAACTGGTCAAGAAGTACGGTTTCGAGATGCCGAATCTGGGGATCAGCAGGGACGACGCCAGGAAAATCATCGCCTTCCTCGGTGCCGAGGCATCGTCCGCCGCCAGTGGGGCTGCTACACCGGCCGCGGCGCCCCCTGCCGCAGAGAAGGCCATCACGGTCACGCCCGAACTGATCGCCACCGGCAAACAGCTCTTCACCGGGGAAAAGCGATTCAGCAAGGGAGGGGCCCCCTGCGGCGCCTGCCACGCCTTTACCTATCCGGGCGTACGGGGTGCCAACCTGGCATCCGACCTGACCCAGCTCTACGAGGGTATGGGAGAACAGGGCATGCGCGGGGTGCTCACCTCGCTCAAGTTTCCGATCATGAGATGGGTTTACGCCGACCGGCCGCTGAGTGACGAGGAAATCGCTGCCCTGATCGCTTTCAGCAAGGATGCCGGCGAGCAAAAGGGGGGACAGCCCGGTAAGGGGGTGGCTGCATCGGGAGCGGCCCTGTTCCTGTGCATCATCGTTGGGTTGACTCTTTACAAGAGGAGGATCGGATAA
- a CDS encoding nitrate reductase subunit alpha — protein MSNDRIRDEHSPEAREWEQFYRNRWQYDKVVRSTHGVNCTGGCSWMVHVKDGVVGWELQANDYPQFNADIPNHEPRGCPRGISFSWYLYSPLRVKYPYLRGVLLDLWKEARARHDDPVEAWASIVENEETRKAYTSKRGMGGFRRGTWEEVLEIIAASTIYTAKKDGPDRIIGFSPIPAMSMISYAAGTRFLQLLGGVAMSFYDWYCDLPPASPQIWGEQTDVCESADWYNCSYFVLCGSNVPMTRTPDAHFLSEARYRGAKVVVMSPDYNMATKFADSWLPVEQGHDGAFWMAVNHILMKEFYLDRQTPYFQEYVSKYTDMPFLVKLKREGASWWLPGDFLRAGEIGRGQAVDLPEWTLCVLDQAGQVRIPKGSMGSRWGKTEGHWNLDMVDLVDGEPIDSRLTQIGGKSCMVRFTFEGCGNVLREVPVSRVVTASGEEELVVTVFDLLAAQLGVSRGLGGDYPQDYKDDKPFTPAWQEKYTGISPETVLQIAREWGENGEKTQGRNMIIVGAGINHWYHNDLIYRAAITALILTGSVGKQGGGLGHYVGQEKVVPLAPWTSVAMAQDWIKPSRLQNTPSFWYMHSDQWRYDRSFVDYFKPETGEPMPLHAADFNAKAVRLGWLPFAPHFNDSPVRIVAEAAKAGAQNDDEVRKNIVERLKSGSLRFAIEDIDAKENSPKVWFIWRGNAISSSAKGHEYFLKHVVGAPNSAVTAKECAKGQVKDIVWHDKAPEGKVDLIVDLNFRMDTSTLYSDIVLPAATWYEKQDMNTTDMHSFINCMDAAVPPAWESKSDWETFAAIAKKVSELAPKHFPTPFKEVVAAPLLHDTPGEIAQRSVKDWKLGECEAIPGKTMPNLAIVERDYVNLYNRFMSLGPAIGHLGAHGVNWEADDVHEKLLREMPTRQWGGKRFIDLENAQNVADVLLALAPESNGELAYRGYQNLEKRVGKPLTALAEGNRGFRLDYDALKGQPRRYINSPIWSGIVSDERPYAAYTLNVEYGVPWRTLSGRQSLYLDHPYYRAFSEGLPTFKGRINPACLDDMDQPDGLVLNFMTPHGKWSIHSTYSDNLRMLTLSRGGQAVWINDKDAEEAGIADNEWVELYNNNGVVVCRTIVSSRIPQGAAIMYHAPERTLAIPKSRKSGKRGGVHNSLSRVRLKPTLMLGGYAQFSYYFNYWGPTGVNRDCYIIVRKLRG, from the coding sequence ATGTCGAACGATCGCATCAGGGACGAACATAGCCCGGAAGCCAGGGAATGGGAGCAGTTTTACCGGAACCGCTGGCAGTACGACAAGGTGGTGCGCAGCACCCACGGCGTCAACTGTACCGGCGGCTGCAGTTGGATGGTGCACGTCAAGGACGGCGTGGTGGGCTGGGAGCTGCAGGCCAACGATTATCCGCAGTTCAACGCTGATATTCCCAACCACGAACCGCGCGGCTGTCCTCGCGGGATCAGCTTTTCGTGGTACCTCTACAGTCCGCTGCGGGTGAAATACCCCTACCTGCGCGGCGTGCTGCTGGATCTCTGGAAAGAGGCCCGGGCGCGGCACGACGACCCGGTGGAGGCCTGGGCCAGCATCGTTGAGAACGAGGAGACCCGCAAGGCCTACACCAGCAAGCGCGGCATGGGCGGTTTCCGGCGCGGTACCTGGGAAGAGGTGCTGGAGATCATCGCCGCCTCCACCATCTACACCGCCAAGAAGGACGGACCGGACCGGATCATCGGCTTCAGCCCGATTCCGGCCATGTCCATGATCAGCTATGCGGCCGGCACACGCTTCCTGCAGCTCCTGGGGGGGGTGGCCATGAGCTTTTACGACTGGTACTGCGACCTGCCTCCAGCCTCGCCCCAAATCTGGGGCGAACAGACCGATGTGTGCGAGTCGGCCGACTGGTACAACTGCAGCTATTTCGTGCTGTGCGGTTCCAACGTCCCCATGACCCGCACCCCGGACGCCCACTTCCTGAGCGAGGCACGCTATCGCGGGGCCAAGGTGGTGGTCATGTCTCCCGACTACAACATGGCCACCAAGTTCGCCGACAGCTGGCTGCCGGTGGAGCAGGGGCATGACGGCGCCTTCTGGATGGCGGTCAACCACATCCTGATGAAGGAGTTCTATCTCGATCGTCAGACCCCCTACTTTCAGGAGTATGTCTCCAAATATACCGACATGCCCTTCCTGGTGAAGCTGAAACGAGAGGGAGCGAGCTGGTGGCTGCCGGGGGATTTCCTGCGGGCCGGCGAGATCGGGCGCGGACAAGCGGTGGACCTGCCGGAATGGACCCTGTGCGTACTGGACCAGGCGGGCCAGGTGCGCATCCCCAAGGGGAGCATGGGCAGCCGCTGGGGCAAGACCGAGGGGCACTGGAACCTGGATATGGTCGACTTGGTGGACGGTGAGCCGATCGACAGCCGCCTGACCCAGATCGGCGGCAAGAGCTGCATGGTCCGTTTCACCTTCGAAGGCTGTGGCAATGTGCTGCGCGAGGTGCCGGTTTCGCGCGTGGTGACCGCCTCTGGCGAAGAGGAACTGGTGGTGACGGTCTTCGACCTGCTGGCAGCGCAGCTAGGGGTATCGCGCGGCCTGGGAGGGGACTATCCGCAGGATTACAAGGACGACAAACCCTTTACTCCGGCCTGGCAGGAGAAATATACCGGTATCAGCCCTGAAACTGTGCTGCAGATCGCCCGCGAATGGGGCGAAAACGGCGAGAAGACCCAAGGGCGCAACATGATCATCGTCGGCGCCGGCATCAATCACTGGTACCACAACGACCTGATCTACCGCGCCGCCATTACCGCCCTGATCCTGACCGGCAGCGTCGGTAAGCAGGGGGGCGGGCTAGGGCATTACGTCGGCCAGGAAAAGGTCGTGCCCCTGGCCCCTTGGACCTCCGTTGCCATGGCCCAGGACTGGATCAAGCCGTCGCGCCTGCAGAACACCCCCAGCTTCTGGTACATGCACTCGGACCAGTGGCGTTACGACCGCAGCTTCGTGGATTACTTCAAGCCCGAGACCGGCGAGCCGATGCCGCTGCATGCCGCCGATTTCAACGCCAAGGCGGTGCGGCTCGGCTGGCTCCCCTTTGCCCCGCATTTCAACGACAGCCCGGTGCGGATCGTCGCGGAGGCGGCCAAGGCAGGGGCTCAGAACGACGACGAGGTGAGAAAGAATATTGTCGAGCGCCTGAAGAGCGGCTCGCTGCGCTTTGCCATCGAGGACATCGATGCCAAAGAGAATTCTCCCAAGGTCTGGTTTATCTGGCGCGGCAATGCCATCTCCTCCAGCGCCAAGGGGCACGAATATTTCCTCAAGCACGTGGTGGGGGCCCCCAACAGCGCCGTAACGGCCAAGGAATGCGCCAAGGGGCAGGTCAAGGATATCGTCTGGCATGACAAGGCGCCGGAAGGGAAGGTGGACCTGATCGTGGACCTGAACTTCCGCATGGACACCTCCACCCTCTACTCCGACATCGTCCTGCCGGCCGCCACCTGGTACGAGAAGCAGGATATGAACACCACCGACATGCACTCCTTCATCAACTGCATGGATGCGGCCGTGCCGCCGGCCTGGGAATCAAAGTCGGATTGGGAGACCTTTGCTGCTATCGCCAAGAAGGTCAGTGAACTGGCCCCTAAGCACTTCCCGACCCCGTTCAAGGAGGTCGTGGCCGCGCCGCTCCTGCACGACACCCCCGGCGAGATCGCCCAGCGCAGCGTCAAGGACTGGAAACTGGGCGAATGCGAAGCGATCCCCGGCAAGACCATGCCCAACCTGGCCATTGTGGAACGGGACTACGTCAACCTCTATAACCGCTTCATGTCCCTGGGGCCGGCCATCGGGCACCTGGGCGCCCACGGCGTGAATTGGGAGGCGGACGACGTTCATGAGAAGCTGCTCCGGGAGATGCCGACCCGTCAGTGGGGGGGCAAGCGTTTCATTGACCTGGAGAACGCGCAGAACGTGGCTGATGTGCTTCTGGCCCTGGCCCCTGAATCCAACGGCGAACTGGCCTATCGCGGCTATCAGAACCTGGAAAAGCGGGTCGGCAAGCCGCTGACTGCGCTGGCGGAAGGGAACCGCGGCTTCCGGCTCGACTACGACGCCCTCAAGGGACAGCCTCGCCGCTACATCAACTCCCCCATCTGGAGCGGCATCGTCAGCGACGAGCGCCCCTATGCGGCCTACACGCTCAACGTGGAGTACGGCGTGCCCTGGCGCACCCTCTCGGGCCGGCAGTCGCTCTACCTGGATCATCCCTACTACCGCGCCTTCAGCGAGGGGCTGCCGACCTTCAAAGGCAGGATCAATCCCGCCTGCCTGGACGACATGGACCAGCCCGACGGGCTGGTGCTGAACTTCATGACCCCCCACGGCAAGTGGAGCATCCATTCCACCTACAGCGACAACCTGCGCATGCTGACCCTCTCCCGGGGCGGCCAGGCGGTCTGGATCAACGACAAGGACGCCGAGGAGGCCGGGATCGCGGACAACGAGTGGGTGGAACTCTACAACAACAACGGCGTGGTGGTCTGCCGCACCATTGTCAGCTCCCGCATTCCCCAAGGAGCCGCGATCATGTACCACGCCCCGGAGCGGACCCTGGCGATTCCCAAGTCCCGCAAGAGCGGCAAGCGGGGCGGGGTCCACAACAGCCTCTCCCGCGTGCGGCTGAAGCCGACCCTGATGCTGGGGGGCTACGCCCAGTTCAGCTATTACTTCAATTACTGGGGGCCGACCGGCGTAAACCGCGACTGCTACATCATCGTCAGAAAGTTGAGGGGGTGA